Genomic segment of Ruegeria sp. TM1040:
AAGGCGGCCAGAATCCAAGTGTTTTTGCCTTTGCCTTCCTTTGCCAACTGGTTGTTGCGGGCATGATGCGCCATGTCTTCAGCCTCTCTGGGATTGAAACACTCGGTGCAGGGCTTCTCGCTGGAATGGGCGTGGGGCTGTTCTTCATCACCCCCTGGATCGCGCTTAACAATCTCTACGGCATGAGGCCACGTCAGCTGACCATTATCGACGGTGGATATGCAAGCCTCGCCTGCAGCATCATGGGAGCGGTTCTGGCGCTGATATGACTCTGAGTGTTGTACCAAAGCAAAAGGCCGCTGCTGATGCCGCGGCCTTTTCCCACTCAACGCCCACTCCCAAAGCGATCGCCAGTGATACTCGCAATAGTTGCGCTTACCTTTGTGTATCCAATCGACGGCCACACAGGCAACGCTCATGATTTTAAAATCTTTTTAAAACGCAAGCGAAGTACGGAGCTGCGCTTTGTTTAGCTGTAGACCGATTCTTTTCCAAAATGCTTGGTCAGCATGTAGTACACAACTGCGCGATACTTGTTGCGTTCTGATTTTCCGTAAGTCTCCACGACCAGGTTGATCGCCTCCATCAGCTCCGGCCCATCGCTTAGACCCAGCTTCTTGATCAAGAAGTTGTTCTTCACGGTTTCCAGCTCTTCGGGTTGACTGGCGGCAACGGTGGAGGCGTCCGCATTGTAGATCGCCGGACCACAGCCGATTGTCACCTTGGTCAAAAGATCCATGTCTGGCGTCACGCCACATTTGTTCTGCAGATCAGCCGCATATTGCGCAATCAGCTCATCTCGTTTGCCCATCGCTTCACTCTCCCATTCTGGACGTGTTCTTACATTCAGCATTACTGAATTTTTACGGTAGGCAGGTTTTGACATGCGACAAAGGGTATTTCTGCGCCCAAAACATCAAAAATGAGCTCCGGCTCACGTCACGAGAGCGCATCTCGACAAATTATCCTCAAGCCGTTACCAAGAAAAACCCGGCACACAGGCCGGGGTTTTCCAAATCATCAAATGAGACACGATCAGTAACGATAGTGCTCCGGCTTGAACGGACCTTCGGGCTTCACACCGATGTAAGCCGCTTGTTCGGGTGTCAGCTTGGTCAGCTTTGCACCGACGCGCTCCAGATGGAGGGCTGCCACTTTCTCGTCGAGGTGCTTGGGCAGAATATAGACCTTGTTGTCATATTGATCGCCACGGGTCCAAAGCTCGATCTGCGCCAGCACCTGATTGGTGAAGGATGCAGACATCACAAACGACGGATGCCCGGTTGCATTCCCGAGGTTCAGCAGACGCCCCTCAGAGAGGAGAATGATCCGATTGCCCGAGGGCATCTCGACCATATCCACCTGATCTTTAATGTTGGTCCACTTGTGGTTCTTCAGGTTTGCGACCTGAATTTCATTGTCGAAGTGACCGATGTTGCCGACGATGGCCATATCCTTCATCTCGCGCATATGCTCGATGCGCAGGATGTCTTTGTTGCCGGTGGTGGTGATGAAGATGTCGGCGTCCAGCGCCTCCTCCAAGAGTACCACCTCGTAACCGTCCATGGCCGCCTGAAGGGCACAGATAGGATCTGCTTCGGTTACTTTCACGCGTGCACCAGCACCGCTGAGGGACGCCGCAGAACCTTTGCCCACGTCACCGTAACCACAGACAACGGCAACCTTGCCCGCCATCATGGTATCGGTGGCGCGACGGATACCGTCCACGAGGCTCTCTTTGCAGCCGTATTTGTTGTCAAATTTCGACTTGGTAACGGAGTCGTTTACGTTGATCGCCGGGAAGGGAAGTTGGCCCTGTTTGACAAGCTCGTAAAGACGGTGAACGCCGGTGGTTGTCTCCTCGGAAACGCCTTTGATCTGGTCGCGCATCTTGGTGAACCAGCCCGGAGACTGCTCCATCCGCTTTTTGATCTGCGCCTTGATGACTTCTTCTTCTTCGGAGGTGGGAACCGAAATGATGTCTTCTCCGGCCTCTGCCCGTGCGCCCAGCAGGATATAGAGCGTCGCGTCGCCGCCGTCATCGAGGATCAGGTTCGGGCCTTCGGGGAATTGGAAAGACCTGTCGAGGTAGTCCCAATGCTCTTCGAGGCTCTGGCCTTTGATTGCAAAGACCGGAATACCTGCCTCGGCGATCACCGCGGCTGCGTGGTCTTGGGTCGAGAAGATATTGCAGGATGCCCAGCGCACATCTGCGCCCAGCGCCACCAGCGTCTCAATCAGGACGGCCGTCTGAATCGTCATGTGCAGCGAGCCAACGATACGGGAGCCTTTCAGCGGCTTTTCTTCACCATATTCCTTGCGCAACGCCATCAGGCCCGGCATTTCAGTTTCTGCAATGTCCAGCTCTTTGCGGCCAAAGCCCGCCAGCGAGATGTCCTTGACGATATAGTCTCCGGCCATTTTTTGCTCCGTTTGAGATTTCCACAGGATTCTTGGGTGTGGAGGTAACACCGCAAAGGTTGATAAGCAACGAAGATGGGGCTGGGGGACCTACACCCCGGTGGATCATCGCGCAGCTTTCGCTGTTGTTTTTTTGGCTTGCCTGACCTTGAAAGCTCAAACTCTGCATCCGGGGCTAGCGAGCTGCATCAGGACCTACCTCTACCTTGGACTGCAGGTTTGCAACCACACGGCAGGAAGAGTAGCTAGAGCCCAGCAAGACAAACATGGACCAGATCATGCCTGCAAAATCCCCCCGCGCCTGGCAACGTATGCTTTCCGGGCGACGTCTTGATTTGCTGGATCCCACGCCAGTCGACATAGAAATCGAGGACATTGCGCATGGGCTGGCCTTTGTGGCGCGCTGGAACGGACAGACGCGAGGCGATTTTGCCTATTCGGTGGCAGAGCACTCGCTGCTTGTTGAGGAACTGCACGGTCGCATGTTTCCCAAAGCCCCGATCAAGTGGAAACTCGCAGCCCTCCTGCATGACGCGCCAGAGTATGTGATCGGCGATATGATCTCCCCTGTCAAAGCCGCTGTTGGCCCGGGCTACGGGGAGCTTGATGACCGCCTGACTTCCGCGATCCACATCCGCTTTGGCCTGCCCGCTTCGCTTCCCAAGACTGTGAAAGCGCAAATCAAACGCGCGGACAAAGTCTCAGCATGGATGGAAGCAGTTCAGATCGCGGGGTTTTCCGAAGCCGAGGCGACAAAGTTCTTTGGCAGACCCAATCCAGACTTGATCGAAGGGCTTGATATCCATTTGCGCCCGCCTGTGGAGGTGCGCCGGGATTTTGTCAGTCGCCACGAAGCCTTGCTGAAGCTGTTGTAAAGTTAGCCGTCGTTTTGCGCAGCGGCGCGAGCCTGCCTGCGGGCGTGTCTTGCTGCGCGACGGGCGCGACGCTCCGCCCGTTCCTTTTCCTCGCGCGCCTTGCGAAACGCGGGGGACTCGACAAAGCGATCACTTTTAATGCCTTTGTCTTTGAGCACCTGATTGCGCGCGGCGTCATCCAGCACCGGCCAGTTTTTCCCACCCGAAATAAAGCCTGCCTCGTGGAGCGCCCGGCCGATAACAGAATGATCCAGTTCCCCAAAGCTCAGACGGCTGGAGCGTTGATTGTTCTTGGGCACCCATTCCGTGCGTAATGCACCAATCACCAAGGGGTCGCACTTGCAGAAGTAACGTACGTTGTCGGTCAACAGCGTATGCGCGGTGGATTTGCGCCGCAGAACCATCGCAACCTTCTGATCGGGCCGCCCCACCATTGCATAAAGATGCAGCGCGGAACCATCAGCCGCGATCACCTTGCGCGCCGCCTTGTAGCGCGCCAGCTGCTCCGACAGGGTATGTTCCTGTGGGTGGAAAATCTCGTAGCCCTCCGCCGCGAGGAAGGCTTCCATCTGCTCTTCGCCCAACAGCCCGCCCTTGCCGAGCCCCAGCTTGGAGCGTGAGATGTAGATCTTCTCCGGCCCCTCGGGTTTGATGTCGCGCGCAAAACGGGCATGGATCGCGTTGCGGTACTTGGGCGTTGCCTCGGTAATCCTCCCAAGGCCAAACCCCTGCCCGGGGATCACAAGTTCCTCAACCAGAGACGGATCCGCTGCAACGCGGATTGGCAGGTCCCTCTGCATGAGATCGACGAATTCGGCCTGAAACCCGCGCACCTGATCTCTGACGGCGGGGCGTTTTGGAATGAACAACACCCCATCCACCGGCGCATCCAGTTCTGACAGCGCCCAGAGACGGGCGGTGCTTTCGACCAGAAAGTGCCCGAAATGCGCCCATAGCACGCCACCCCACAGCCAACGTCCAGAGATTTTTTCCGCAAACTCCGAGGGTTTTGGAGGTTCTGTCGTGATGGGTCGATGCCTGCGCCACAAGGCACCCTCAGCACAATAGCTGCCGTCCTCGCGCAAAAGACCGGCGGCCTGCACGAGGTTGCTCTCGACCGGAGGCACCACCGTCACATTGCGCAGCACCGAGATGCTTTCCGACCAGCCGCCCTCCGGCGAGGGAGGCGTGGTCGGTGCCGGGTGTTCAGTTGCGCACATCCGGTGGCTTACCTTGGGCTGCGCTTGGCTAGGATGCGTTGCAGGGTCCGACGGTGCATATTCAAACGCCGCGCTGTTTCAGACACGTTCCGATCGCAGAGCTCATACACGCGCTGGATATGTTCCCAGCGGACACGATCAGCGCTCATCGGGTTTTCAGGGGGCGGGGGCAATGCGTCATCACCAGCCAGAAGAGCATTGGTAATGTCCGTCGCATCCGCGGGCTTCGACAGATAATCGGTCGCACCAATCTTGACTGCAGCAACAGCCGTTGCAATTGCGCCATACCCGGTCAGGACGACGATGCGGCTGTCGGGGCGTTTTTCCCGCAGGACTTCGACGACATCGAGCCCATTGCCATCCTCAAGCCGCAGATCCACAACCGCATATGCTGGCGGACGTGCCGAGACAATAGCCTGACCCGCAGCAACGCAATCGGCTGTCTCCACTGCAAAGCCGCGTTTCTCCATCGCTTTTGCAAGGCGGCGCAGAAACGGTTCATCGTCATCCACCAAGAGGAGCGAGGGATCAGGTCCGATCTCGGACTGAACTGCTTCGGCCATTCACTTTCCTTCCAGCGTCAAGCGCATTTGTGTTCAGAGATATACGCCCCGTGACGGAAACGTCAAACCTCTGCCAGATCTCAGCTGTTGTCGATAAAACAGGCGACACGGTCCGCCATCTGCTCTGGCGACACGTCCCGGCGGAAAAAGTCCACAAAACCGTGTTCGGGCAACACGAGGTAGGACATGGTGGTGTGATCTACGAGATAGTAGTCCTCGTCCCCTTCCTGCGCCTTGTAATAGGTCTTGTAAGCCTGGCTTGCGGCCTTGACCTGCTCGGGGGATCCGGTGAGACCGATCATCTTCTCATGCAGGTTAAAGGCAAAGTCACCGACCACTTCGGGGGTGTCGCGCTTGGGATCGATCGAAATGAACACCGGGGTCGTCGAATAGCCCCGATCCGCCAGTACATCCACAGCCTCGGCGTTACGCGCGGTGTCCAGCGGGCAAACATCAGGGCAGAACGTGTAGCCAAAATACAGAATCGAAGGCTCGGTGATCACATCCTTGTCGGTCACGGTCTCACCTTTGGCGTTCACCAGCTCAAACGGCCCCCCGATCGCCGCGCTGCCGCCTGCAACAGCACTGGCTCGGCACTGCGCAAATGCATCGTCAGATGCGCCGCCCCGCAGGGTCAAATACCAAACGCCGCCCAAAAGAGCCGCGACACTGGCAAACGCCAGAATTGCGATATTTCTCATCATGTCTCGTTTCCTCACAGACCTGAACGGGTCGAGGCACAGGGAAGTCGCACCTCTGTTGATCCCGGTTGGCGCTAGACCTATCAACAATTACCGGTGATGCAACGGGAGCAAACGTCACATGAGCGAGACCACCCTTGGGTTGATGAGCGGCCAGAAACGCAGCCATTGGGTGCGCCTGCGTACTCTGATCGTTTTGCGCTGGGTTGCAATCATTGGCCAGGCCACCGCAATTGGTGTTGCCCAGACCCAATATGACCTGCAGCTTTCGCTCTGGCCTTGCTATCTTGCAATCGGCGTTTCCGCCCTGGCCAACCTGGTGGCATGGATCGTTTTTCCTGAAAACAAGCGTCTGACGGAATTTCAAAACTTCCTGATGGTTCTCTTTGATCTGCTGCAGCTGTGCTTTCTGCTGTACATGACCGGAGGGCTCAACAATCCATTTGCCCTTCTGGTGCTGGGGCCTGTGACCGTTTCCGCCTCGGTGATGCGATTGCGCTCGACGCTGATTATCGGGACAAGCGCCGTCATTCTCGTGACGCTATTGGTTCCGTGGCATGTGCCGCTTCAAACAGCCGCAGGTGAAATCCTGAAGATGCCCGTGCTTTTTGTGTTTGGTCACTGGTGTGCTTTGGTCATCGCGATCCTGTTCATGGGGGCCTATTCCTATCGCATCAGTGCAGAAATTCGCTCCATGTCCGATGCGCTTGCCGCGACGCAGCTGGCACTCTCTCGCGAGCAGAAACTGACAGACCTCGGTGGAGTCGTTGCCGCCGCCGCGCATGAGTTGGGCACCCCTTTGGCCACTATTAAGCTAACGAGTTCAGAACTTATCGAAGAGCTGGACCAAAATCCGGAACTACAAGACGACGCGCGCCTCATCCGCGAACAGGCCGACCGCTGCCGCGATATCCTGCGCAGCATGGGACGGGCAGGCAAGGATGACCTGCACCTGCGCCAGACGCCTCTGTCAGCACTGGTACATGAAGCGGCCGAACCACATTTTGAGCGTGGCAAGGAAATCCGACTGAGCGAGCACCCCGCCGAGGGTGACGCTCTGAACCAGCCAAGTGTTCTGCGCAAACCCGAGATCATTCACGGGCTGCGCAACCTCGTACAAAACGCCGTTGATTTTGCGCAGTCAAAAGTCTGGATCGAACTGCACTGGAGCGCAGAGACCATCACCGTGCGGATCAGCGATGATGGCAACGGGTTCCCGGGACATTTGATCGGGCGTTTGGGGGACCCTTTCATGCGCCGCCGCGCCCCCCACGCAGAGCGCGGCAACCGCCCGGAGTACGAAGGCATGGGGCTTGGCCTGTTTATCGCCAAGACCCTGCTGGAGCGCACAGGGGCACGGCTGAAATTCCTGAACGGTCGTGATGTCGCCATGTCGCCGGACCTCTCGCCGGCACAAAGGGGCGCTCTGGTGATCGTGACATGGCCCCGGCGCAAGATCGATGCCGTAAGCGGTGACACCCCTGTGCCGACCGGAGAAAATATTCCGATACAGTTTTAACTATTCACTTTTGGGAAACCAGTTAAACTTCACTTAACCATTGTCATGGAAACTCAACGCAAGGAGAAATAGCGAGGCTGTGTCCATGCAAGAATTGATGTCCGTCGAGTGGTTCATTCTGGTGACCCTCTGCATCGCCAGCGCAGCGGTTGCGGTCTGGTTTCTGAACCCCAAGGCCGAGGCCAAGGGGATGGAGCACGAATTGCTGATCGCCGATGGCCGCACGGATGCGGTTTTCCTATTTGACGACCAGACGCTGATTGCCTGGTCATCGGGCGCGCGCAAGTTCCTCGATGACAATGCCGAAGATTTCAGTTGGGGCAAGCTGCGGGACAAGCTGTCGCGCTCCTACCCGGGCCTACCGCAGTCACCCGGTTTCCTGCGCGATGTCGGCTCCCTGACACTATCTGGCACTGCAGAGGCAGACAACCGCGAGGCCCATTGCGAATGGATCGACGGCGTTACCCGTATTCAGCTGCGCCGCGCCGCCTCGGACATCGGCCACGTCGGCGATGATCAGGAACTGACCACCCTGCGTGCAGCCGTGCATCAGGCCCCCTACCCCGTTTGGCTGCAATCCGATGATGCCCGCGTCACCTGGACCAACCTTGCCTACGATCGTCTGAACCAGAAAATCCGTGGCCGCGGCAATGATACCTCTGCACCTCTGTTTCCAAACCTCGACGCGCCGATGAACAGCGGTCGCGCGGAACGGATCTCCATCGAGCTGCCGGAAACCGACAAGAAGCTCTGGTATAATGTCTCCACCACCGAGACCGAAGCCGGTTGGCTCTGTCATGCCATGGACGTCAACGCCGTGGTGGATGCTGAGATCGCGCAACGCAACTTTGTGCAGACGCTGGCAAAAACCTTTGCGCAGCTTTCCATCGGCCTTGCGATCTTTGACCGCAACCGCCAACTGGTCCTGTTCAACCCCGTCTTGATCGACCTCACCGCCCTGCCGGCGAGTTTTCTGAGCTCGCGCCCCAACATGATGTCCTTCTTTGACCGCCTGCGCGACCAACGCATGATGCCGGAACCAAAGAACTACTCGAGCTGGCGTCACCAGATGGCGGATCTCCTGGAGGCTGCCGCCGAGGGCCGCTATCAGGAAACATGGTCTTTGCCCTCCGGGTCGGTCTATTCGGTCTCTGGCCGTCCACATCCTGATGGGGCCATCGCCTTTCTGTTTGAAGACATCACCGCCGAAATCACTCTGACCCGTCAGTTCCGCTCTGAACTGGAGTTAGGCCAGTCGATCCTCGATCATATCGACGACGCCTTTGCGGTCTTCGGCGCCGACGGTAGCATGGTCTATTCCAACACCGCCTACCACACGATGTGGAAAACCGACCCCGACGCAAGCTTTGCCAAAATCACCATCACCGATGCCTGCCGCACCTGGCAGGAGCTCTCGGGACCAACCCCAACCTGGGGTGAAGTGCGCGACTTTGTAGCCGGTGGCACCAGTGATCGTTCTGATTGGTGGTCTCGCGTGGACATGCGCAACGGTGAGCAGTTGCTCTGCCGCGTGCAGTCGCTCCAGAACGGCTCCGTTATGGTCCGTTTCCAGCAGATCGACCTGCCGCTGGCGCCGCCAGAACAAGAGCGTTTCGCCGTCCTCAAGGATAGCTGAACCCGCTTGCGGAGCCTCGCGCTGAACGTCATTGTGGCGCCATGACACAACGCTCTGCGACTTTCAGGCTGCCCAGCAGCGACGCAACCACAGAATTGGCTCGACACATCGCCCGGATCCTCGTTCCGGGCGATGTTGTCTTGCTCCAGGGCCCAATCGGCGCCGGAAAAACGCATTTCGCCCGCAGCCTGATCCAATCTCTGATGGAGGTGCCAGAAGACGTCCCCTCCCCTACGTTCACGCTGGTGCAAGTCTACAATGTCGCCACAGGAGAGCTTTGGCATGCCGATCTCTACCGGCTCTCGCATGTAGATGAGGTCGAGGAGCTAGGGCTTTTGGCGGCATTTGAGGACGCGATCTGCCTGATTGAATGGCCCGAGAAACTCGAAGATCTGCGCCCCGCGTCAGCACTGACAATGGAGCTCTCTTTAGACGAGGACCATGACGACGCCCGGATGGCCGAACTCATGTGGACTGACGCCTCTTGGGACGCGCGACTGGAAGGAATTGCGCCATGACATCTCGCGAGGACGAAATCAGAGATTTTCTGGCCACCCATGGCTATGCGGACTGGAACCGCACCCCACTGGCCGGAGATGCCTCCAGCCGTCGCTACCAGCGGCTGCGCTCTCCAACTGGGGCCAAGGCGGTCTTGATGGACTGGTCCCCAGAGGAAGGCGGCGACACGCAACCGTTTGTGGATCTCGCCCAATACCTGCGCAATCTCGATATCTCCGCTCCAGAGATTTATGCCGAGGAACACGCGAGGGGCTTGCTGTTGATTGAGGACCTGGGCGACGCCTTGTTTACGGAGGTCATTAACAACGACCCGGCGCAGGAAATGCCGCTCTATCGCGCTGCTGTAGATCTGCTGATACATCTGCACGACGCGCAAACTCCGGAGCTGGCGCGACTTGACCCAGAGACCCTGAGCGAGATGACCCGCCTTGCTTTCAGCGAGTATCGCTATGCAATCCTCGGAGATGCGGCAGAAGACAATCGGAAGCGATTTGAACACCGGTTTGCGCAAATCCTGAGCGCGCAACTTGAGGGCGACATGGTCTTTGTCCACCGCGACTTTCACGCCCAAAACCTGCTGTGGTTGCCGGAGCGCGAAGGCCTCGCTCGCGTCGGAGTGATCGATTTCCAGGATGCCAAACTCGGCCACCGTGCCTATGATCTCGTCTCACTTTTGCAGGATGCGCGCCGCGATGTTCCTGCCCAAGTCGAAGCACAGATGATAGACCACTATATTCAAGCCACAGGCGTCGATGAGAGCCATTTTCGCAGCGCCTACGCGGTCATCGCAGTGCAGAGGAACATGCGCATTCTCGGGATTTTTGCGCGGCTATCGCAACGCTTTGGCAAGCGTCACTACATCGAGTTCGTGCCCCGGGTCTGGGCGCATTTTGAACGCGGGTTGGCCCACCCTGCCCTTGCGAGCGCGGCAGAAGAGATCCTGAATGCCCTGCCCGCACCGGCGCCCGAGGTCCTAGAAAGGCTCCGCGCATGACCGCTCCCAATGTCGTTATGATCTTTGCCGCCGGTTTTGGGACCCGCATGGGGGCGCTTACGGCCGATAAGCCCAAGCCTATGATCGACCTTTGCGGACGCCCGCTGATAGATCATGCGCTGACACTGGCACACGCGCTCAATCCCGAACGGGTGGTAATCAACACGCATTACAAGGCTGAGGTTCTCGAGCGTCACCTTGAGGGCCGTGATGTGCTCATCAGTCATGAGGACAAGGAGATTCTCGACACTGGAGGCGGGCTCAAACTGGCGCGCGCGCTGCTTGATGCCTCCGTCAGCTATACGTTGAACCCGGATGTCGCATGGCGCGGACCAAACCCGCTCAGCGTGCTCCGCGACGCATGGCGCCCGGCAGACATGGATGCACTGTTGCTGTGTGTGCCGACCGCGCGTGCCGTTGGACGCTTGGGTTCGGGTGATTTTTCAACAGACTCGCGGGGTTGTATCCGACGCGGCGGAGATATGGTCTATACCGGTGCACAGATCATATCGCTCGACACATTGGATCGGGTGTCAGAAAGCGCCTTTTCTCTCAATGCGATATGGGATCAGCTGATTCCAGAGGGCCGAGCAACCGCCGTGGAATATCCGGGCCACTGGTGTGACGTTGGCCGCCCTGAAGGGCTCAAGTTGGCTGAAGAAATGATTGCAGAATAAGATGTTTGATCCGTCTCAAACCAAACCCAGGCTGTTTGCGGTCCCTTGTGGTGTAGATTTCCCACGCGCACTTTATGACGGACTCACTGCCCGTTTTGCCGATGCCCTCCCGGAAGAGTTGGCACGGGTCGAGTTGATCCTCAACACGGAACGCATGCAACGCCGCGTGCGGCAGTTGTTTGACGCAGGACCAGCGCGTCTCTTGCCTCGCATCTCGCTCCTGTCGGGATTGAACAAAGAAGCAAATCTACGTGGCCTGCCACCTGCACTGCCTCCGCTGCGCCGCCGTCTGGAGCTTTCGCAGTTGATCGCAAAGCTACTGGATGCGCAGCCCGATTTGGCTGCTCGCGCCTCGCTTTACGATCTTTCCGACAGCCTGGCCGAATTGATCGACGAGATGCAGAGTGAAGGCGTGAGCACCGATCAGATCCGCGCGCTTGATGTGTCTGATATGTCCGGGCACTGGAAACGGGCGCAGGACTTCATCGGCATCGCGGATCAATTTGTGGACATGCACGAAGGTGCGCTCGACGTGAATGCCCGGCAGCGGCAGGTTGTGATGGATCTGATCGCAGAATGGGAACAGACGCCACCAACGCATCCCATCATTTTGGCAGGCTCAACCGGGTCTCGGGGCACGACGCTTCTTCTGATGGAGGCGATTGCTCGCCTACCACAGGGCGCGGTCGTCTTGCCGGGATTTGATTTTGACCAGCCAGAACCCGTCTGGGAGAGCCTGACAGATGGGTTGGTTGCGGAAGATCATCCGCAATACCGGTTTCACAAACTGATGCGCGACCTTGATCTACGCCCCTCGGATATTTGCCGCTGGGTTGATACAACGCCCCAATCTCCTGCTCGCAATCGGTTGATTTCTCTCGCACTTCGCCCAGCTCCGGTGACGGATGCCTGGATGAGTGAAGGCCCCTACCTCAAAGATCTGGACCAAGCCACAGAGGCGCTGACGCTGGTGGAGGCCGCAAATCCCCGAAGCGAAGCCTTGGCTATCGCTTTGCGCCTGCGTCAGGCAGCCGAGGACGGTCAGACCGCAGCCCTGATCACGCCCGACCGCATGCTGACACGCCAGGTCTCTGCCGCGCTGGATCGCTGGGACATTCTGCCAGACGATTCTGCGGGATTGCCGCTTCAATTGTCGCCCCCTGGACGGTTTCTGCGACATGTGGCCGATCTGTTTTGTCGCCCTCTTCAGGCCGATATGTTGCTCACGCTTCTCAAGCATCCGCTCACCCATTCCGGCGCGGAGCGAGGTCTGCATTTGCTGCACACCCGTGATCTGGAGCTCCATATGCGCCGCAACGGACCGCCCTTCCCGGACTGCGAGAGCCTCAGTGCCTTTGGGAGCACGCGCGATTTGCAGCCGGGTTGGTCAGATTGGCTAGCGCAGAGCTTTGCCGGTCGAGATCGGACGGGCACGCGCGCCCTGAGTGACTGGGTGTCAGATTTGCGTGAGACCGCCGAAGGGATCGCAGCAGGATCGCAGGTCGGCGGCACGGGCGAGCTCTGGGACAAAAAAGCAGGGAACGCAGCGCGCGACGTTCTTGAGGAATTGCAGGCACAATCACCTCACGGTGGCGACATGACCGCGCGCGATTTTGCAGACCTCCTGGGCGCACTCTTGTCGCAGGGCGAGGTGCGGGATCGCGATGCGCCATATGGATCCATTATGATCTGGGGCACGCTCGAGGCCCGCGTGCAAGGCGCCGATCTTGTTATCCTCGGTGGTCTCAACGAGGGGAGCTGGCCAGAAGCCGCGCGTCCTGATCCCTGGCTCAATCGTAAATTGCGCCACGAGGCAGGCCTTTTGCTGCCAGAGCGGCGCATTGGCCTATCCGCACATGATTTT
This window contains:
- a CDS encoding nucleotidyltransferase family protein, which produces MTAPNVVMIFAAGFGTRMGALTADKPKPMIDLCGRPLIDHALTLAHALNPERVVINTHYKAEVLERHLEGRDVLISHEDKEILDTGGGLKLARALLDASVSYTLNPDVAWRGPNPLSVLRDAWRPADMDALLLCVPTARAVGRLGSGDFSTDSRGCIRRGGDMVYTGAQIISLDTLDRVSESAFSLNAIWDQLIPEGRATAVEYPGHWCDVGRPEGLKLAEEMIAE
- the addB gene encoding double-strand break repair protein AddB — its product is MFDPSQTKPRLFAVPCGVDFPRALYDGLTARFADALPEELARVELILNTERMQRRVRQLFDAGPARLLPRISLLSGLNKEANLRGLPPALPPLRRRLELSQLIAKLLDAQPDLAARASLYDLSDSLAELIDEMQSEGVSTDQIRALDVSDMSGHWKRAQDFIGIADQFVDMHEGALDVNARQRQVVMDLIAEWEQTPPTHPIILAGSTGSRGTTLLLMEAIARLPQGAVVLPGFDFDQPEPVWESLTDGLVAEDHPQYRFHKLMRDLDLRPSDICRWVDTTPQSPARNRLISLALRPAPVTDAWMSEGPYLKDLDQATEALTLVEAANPRSEALAIALRLRQAAEDGQTAALITPDRMLTRQVSAALDRWDILPDDSAGLPLQLSPPGRFLRHVADLFCRPLQADMLLTLLKHPLTHSGAERGLHLLHTRDLELHMRRNGPPFPDCESLSAFGSTRDLQPGWSDWLAQSFAGRDRTGTRALSDWVSDLRETAEGIAAGSQVGGTGELWDKKAGNAARDVLEELQAQSPHGGDMTARDFADLLGALLSQGEVRDRDAPYGSIMIWGTLEARVQGADLVILGGLNEGSWPEAARPDPWLNRKLRHEAGLLLPERRIGLSAHDFQQAVAAPEVWLTRAVRSEEADTVPSRWLNRMTNLLGGLPDQGGQAALSAMRMRGQVWLDWASVLDAPVPTPLSPRPSPRPPVAARPRRLTVTEIPKLIRDPYAIYAKHVLRLKPVDPLLQEPDALLRGTIIHKVLEDFIKSAQEQPENLSARHFIDHARRVLETEVPWPVARTLWLTRLKKVAEDFVTGERQRQSRARPSGFEKSGQVRLDPLDFEIAAKADRIDVDERGLLHLYDYKTGDPPSEKQQKSFEKQLLIETAMAEQGAFSDYGAARVERALYIGLKPPVKEVAAPILDEPPAKVWAELRSLVEAYFDAEQGFSSRRMVHRDDFAGDYDHLARYGEWDRSSDPVPEDLT
- a CDS encoding aminoglycoside phosphotransferase family protein, yielding MTSREDEIRDFLATHGYADWNRTPLAGDASSRRYQRLRSPTGAKAVLMDWSPEEGGDTQPFVDLAQYLRNLDISAPEIYAEEHARGLLLIEDLGDALFTEVINNDPAQEMPLYRAAVDLLIHLHDAQTPELARLDPETLSEMTRLAFSEYRYAILGDAAEDNRKRFEHRFAQILSAQLEGDMVFVHRDFHAQNLLWLPEREGLARVGVIDFQDAKLGHRAYDLVSLLQDARRDVPAQVEAQMIDHYIQATGVDESHFRSAYAVIAVQRNMRILGIFARLSQRFGKRHYIEFVPRVWAHFERGLAHPALASAAEEILNALPAPAPEVLERLRA
- a CDS encoding PAS-domain containing protein; this translates as MQELMSVEWFILVTLCIASAAVAVWFLNPKAEAKGMEHELLIADGRTDAVFLFDDQTLIAWSSGARKFLDDNAEDFSWGKLRDKLSRSYPGLPQSPGFLRDVGSLTLSGTAEADNREAHCEWIDGVTRIQLRRAASDIGHVGDDQELTTLRAAVHQAPYPVWLQSDDARVTWTNLAYDRLNQKIRGRGNDTSAPLFPNLDAPMNSGRAERISIELPETDKKLWYNVSTTETEAGWLCHAMDVNAVVDAEIAQRNFVQTLAKTFAQLSIGLAIFDRNRQLVLFNPVLIDLTALPASFLSSRPNMMSFFDRLRDQRMMPEPKNYSSWRHQMADLLEAAAEGRYQETWSLPSGSVYSVSGRPHPDGAIAFLFEDITAEITLTRQFRSELELGQSILDHIDDAFAVFGADGSMVYSNTAYHTMWKTDPDASFAKITITDACRTWQELSGPTPTWGEVRDFVAGGTSDRSDWWSRVDMRNGEQLLCRVQSLQNGSVMVRFQQIDLPLAPPEQERFAVLKDS
- the tsaE gene encoding tRNA (adenosine(37)-N6)-threonylcarbamoyltransferase complex ATPase subunit type 1 TsaE gives rise to the protein MTQRSATFRLPSSDATTELARHIARILVPGDVVLLQGPIGAGKTHFARSLIQSLMEVPEDVPSPTFTLVQVYNVATGELWHADLYRLSHVDEVEELGLLAAFEDAICLIEWPEKLEDLRPASALTMELSLDEDHDDARMAELMWTDASWDARLEGIAP